A genomic window from Vanessa atalanta chromosome 7, ilVanAtal1.2, whole genome shotgun sequence includes:
- the LOC125065427 gene encoding lipase 1-like, with product MIIDSIANGGTCFFSYNNTRKANKGSNQSSDAFLNSLQLLQKYNYPTEEHVIVTKDGYKLRSFRIPRNGPPVLLVHGIGDSSDCWLVLGPKHSLAFLLADAGFDVWLFNARGNRYSKENPRRINQKQYWDFSYEEIGILDLPATIDHILNITRRSKLTYIGFSQGTTVFFVMCSMLAEYNSLIDHAILLAPVAWIKYTKFPLIDFFSRNLKNLTLYAKNNKVYEVFPFNHQLNKFHATVCQVNSPFRLLCELEYYIDFGLKKITNLLADRLPVIASHIPAGSSAKTFFHFIQGHANKRFQRYDYGIEKNKKRYTSLSPPEYSVSLISVPMTLVVSEVDWFSDIDDVGILIRKLKTVDKFININESVQFTHLEFVYGSRVNTVINKPVINILENLRNK from the exons ATGATCATCGACTCCATTGCCAA tgGTGGTACTTGTTTCTTCAGTTACAATAATACAAGAAAAGCGAATAAAGGAAGTAATCAAAGTTCCGACGCGTTTCTTAATTCGTTGCaactgttacaaaaatataattatcctaCAGAGGAGCATGTCATAGTCACCAAAGATGGATATAAATTAAGAAGTTTCCGTATACCAAGGAATGGACCACCGGTGTTGCTGGTTCATGGAATTGGTGACAGTTCGGATTGTTGGTTGGTGCTTGGACCAAAACACTCTCTAGCATTTTTATTAGCAGATGCCGGATTTGATGTTTGGTTATTTAATGCAAGGGGTAATAGATACAGTAAAGAAAACCCCAGAAGAATTAATCAAAAGCAGTACTGGGACTTTAGTTACGAGGAAATAGGAATACTAGATCTACCTGCTACAATAGATCACATACTTAATATTACTCGTCGCTCAAAACTGACGTATATTGGATTTTCTCAAGGAACGAccgtattttttgtaatgtgcAGTATGTTAGCCGAATATAATTCATTGATTGATCATGCTATATTATTGGCACCTGTGGCttggataaaatatacaaagtttcctttaattgattttttctcACGGAACTTAAAAAATTTGACATTGTatgctaaaaataataaggtGTACGAAGTTTTTCCTTTTAATCATCAATTGAATAAATTCCACGCTACCGTGTGTCAAGTTAATTCGCCCTTTAGATTGTTATGtgaattagaatattatatagactttgggttaaaaaaaataacaaatttactgGCAGATCGTTTGCCCGTTATAGCCAGTCATATACCGGCGGGTTCGTCGGCAAAgacattttttcatttcattcaggGACATGCAAATAAAAGGTTTCAAAGATATGATTATGGAATTGAAAAGAATAAGAAAAGATACACATCATTATCGCCACCTGAATACAGTGTTTCGTTGATAAGTGTACCGATGACTCTGGTTGTTAGTGAAGTTGACTGGTTTAGTGACATAGATGATGTAGGCATATTGATAAGAAAACTAAAGACCGTAGacaaattcattaatataaatgaatccgTTCAATTCACACACCTTGAATTTGTTTATGGTTCTCGTGTGAACACTGTCATTAACAAAcctgtgataaatattttagaaaacttaagaaataaataa
- the LOC125065318 gene encoding molybdenum cofactor sulfurase isoform X1, with translation MSVLSNVIDDHQMEIIKNEFVRLEDKCYLENAGTALYPQKLLNKINDDLLKNVYMNPHSDKYTRDCIEQIRCMVLQHFNTDNSNYTVVFTSGTTQSLKLVLETFQFHNNNDDNSIGSFIYLRDNHTSVIGLRELAENKNVDVVHISHEEFLSSLKIPQPSNDLQERNKNKSNTLLVYPAQSNFNGFKYPIDCMANIKNGCLRGYLKKQLCDVNCNWYILLDAASLTSTNKLDLSVTQPDFVCLSFYKIFGFPTGLGALLVKNNSADVLNQKKYFGGGTVDIVLSGEDYHVKRNALHERFEDGTQAFLSIIALKHCFDVISLLIPKIVNNNIMDTISYHTYYLAKDLYEQLKNLKHDNGTNAAVLYMDSDFTDIKTQGGIVTFNLLRKNGSYIGYVEFQHMADLFNISIRTGCFCNSGSCQRHLIISNKEMKAMHKAGHKCGDEIDLIDGKPTGAIRVSFGYYNTYDDVDKLILMISKCFLRKQIQKPKRIMMNFNKNVTQITNGISSNEQILKSLVLKQRNFSNGNEIDHYNNDYKMTLIEIDIFPIKSCGAFKIKSGWKIGTKGLEFDREWMIVRDNGICLTQKQNTFMCKIQPIIDLKNRCLTLNFDGIYIFIINTLILGILKIMFFFFISFTGQKPISISLDPAVSSTYTETQVCQSKVCTDIIKGYDCGDEVADWISNALGISFLRLIRQSSDRLLKKKASEEQKLLSLSNQAQFLLINKATVRWLRDKITDESFSDDINSLVDRFRGNLIIDSKKELIERDWQKVIIGKHEFKVEGQCSRCQMVCIDQRTGEKTVEPLRTISQEFGGKLRFGIYLSYMGPIYKCNDRMLKTYSEVNT, from the exons ATGTCTGTTTTAAGCAATGTTATTGATGATCATCagatggaaataataaaaaacgaatttgTTAGACTTGAAG ataaatgttatttagaaaATGCAGGGACAGCTCTATACCcacaaaaactattaaacaaaataaatgatgatcTACTTAAAAATGTGTATATGAACCCTCACTCTGACAAATATACCAGAGACTGTATAGAACAAATAAGATGTATggttttacaacattttaatacagACAATTCAAACTACACTGTGGTATTTACATCTGGTACAACACAATCGCTAAAACTTGTTTTAGAAACTtttcaatttcataataataatgatgataactCAATAGGgtcttttatttatcttagaGATAACCATACTTCTGTTATTGGCCTAAGAGAATtagctgaaaataaaaatgttgatgttGTTCATATATCTCATGAAGAATTTCTATCATCTTTAAAAATACCTCAACCCTCAAATGATTTGCAAGAAAGAAACAAGAATAAAAGCAATACTTTGCTAGTGTATCCAgcacaaagtaattttaatggGTTTAAGTATCCTATAGATTGTATGGCCAACATAAAAAATGGATGTCTAAGAGGTTATCTGAAGAAACAATTATGTGATGTTAATTGTAATTGGTACATATTATTAGATGCTGCATCTTTGACATCTACAAATAAACTAGACTTGTCCGTCACACAACCAGATTTTGtatgtttatctttttataaaatatttggctTTCCTACTGGATTGGGTGCTTTATTAGTGAAAAATAATAGTGCAGATGTGCTTAatcaaaaaaagtattttggtGGAGGAACAGTGGACATTGTTTTGAGTGGTGAGGATTACCATGTGAAAAGAAATGCTCTTCATGAAAG ATTTGAAGATGGAACTCAGGCATTTTTGTCCATAATTGCCTTAAAGCATTGCTTTGATGTAATTTCTCTTCTGATACctaaaattgttaataacaatatcatgGACACAATATCTTACCACACATATTATTTAGCCAAAGATTTATACGAACAATTAAAGAATCTAAAACATGACAATGGTACTAATGCAGCTGTTTTATATATGGATTCAGATTTTACGGACATAAAGACACAAGGAGggattgtaacatttaatttattaaggaaaAATGGATCCTACATTGGATATGTTGag tttCAACATATGGcagatttatttaacattagcaTCAGAACAGGATGCTTTTGCAATTCAGGATCTTGTCAAAGACATTTGATAATATCTAATAAAGAAATGAAGGCCATGCATAAAGCTGGTCACAAATGTGGAGATGAAATAGATTTAATAGATGGAAAACCAACCGGTGCAATAAGAGTTTCATTTGGTTACTATAATACATATGATGATGTAGATAAGTTAATCTTAATGATAAGCAAATGTTTTCTTAGAAAACAAATCCAAAAACCAAAACGCATAATGatgaattttaacaaaaatgtaacaCAAATAACTAATGGAATATCATCAAATGAACAGATCCTGAAATCCTTggttttaaaacaaagaaatttcaGCAATGGCAATGAAATAGACCATTATAACAATGATTACAAAATGACTTTAATTGAAATTGACATATTTCCAATTAAATCATGTggtgcttttaaaataaaatcaggcTGGAAAATTGGTACAAAAGGGTTAGAATTTGATAGAGAATGGATGATTGTAAGGGATAATGGCATTTGTCttacacaaaaacaaaacacattcaTGTGTAAAATTCAACCAATTATAGACCTTAAGAATAGATGTCTCACATTGAACTTTgatggtatttatatatttataataaatacacttattttaggtatattaaaaataatgttttttttttttatttcatttacaggTCAAAAGCCCATTTCGATATCTTTAGACCCTGCAGTATCTAGTACTTATACAGAAACACAAGTTTGTCAAAGTAAAGTTTGTACTGACATCATAAAAGGGTATGATTGTGGAGATGAAGTAGCTGATTGGATATCAAATGCTTTAGGCATTTCGTTCTTAAGATTAATAAGGCAGTCATCTGATAGATTGCTGAAAAAGAAAGCTAGTGAAGAACAAAAATTACTCTCCCTGAGCAATCAAGCTCAATTTCTTCTAATTAATAAAGCAACCGTTAGATGGTTGAGAGATAAAATAACAGACGAATCATTTTCAGATGACATAAATTCATTAGTTGATCGATTTCGAGGGAATCTGATAATTGattcaaaaaaagaacttaTAGAAAGAGATTGGCAAAAAGTAATAATTGGAAAACATGAGTTTAag GTAGAAGGGCAATGTTCTCGTTGTCAAATGGTCTGCATTGATCAAAGAACAGGCGAGAAAACTGTTGAGCCGTTGAGAACAATATCGCAAGAATTTGGTGGAAAGCTACgttttggtatatatttaagctATATGGGACcgatatataaatgtaacgATCGCATGCTAAAAACATATTCAGAAGTTAATACTTAA
- the LOC125065318 gene encoding molybdenum cofactor sulfurase isoform X2 — translation MSVLSNVIDDHQMEIIKNEFVRLEDKCYLENAGTALYPQKLLNKINDDLLKNVYMNPHSDKYTRDCIEQIRCMVLQHFNTDNSNYTVVFTSGTTQSLKLVLETFQFHNNNDDNSIGSFIYLRDNHTSVIGLRELAENKNVDVVHISHEEFLSSLKIPQPSNDLQERNKNKSNTLLVYPAQSNFNGFKYPIDCMANIKNGCLRGYLKKQLCDVNCNWYILLDAASLTSTNKLDLSVTQPDFVCLSFYKIFGFPTGLGALLVKNNSADVLNQKKYFGGGTVDIVLSGEDYHVKRNALHERFEDGTQAFLSIIALKHCFDVISLLIPKIVNNNIMDTISYHTYYLAKDLYEQLKNLKHDNGTNAAVLYMDSDFTDIKTQGGIVTFNLLRKNGSYIGYVEFQHMADLFNISIRTGCFCNSGSCQRHLIISNKEMKAMHKAGHKCGDEIDLIDGKPTGAIRVSFGYYNTYDDVDKLILMISKCFLRKQIQKPKRIMMNFNKNVTQITNGISSNEQILKSLVLKQRNFSNGNEIDHYNNDYKMTLIEIDIFPIKSCGAFKIKSGWKIGTKGLEFDREWMIVRDNGICLTQKQNTFMCKIQPIIDLKNRCLTLNFDGQKPISISLDPAVSSTYTETQVCQSKVCTDIIKGYDCGDEVADWISNALGISFLRLIRQSSDRLLKKKASEEQKLLSLSNQAQFLLINKATVRWLRDKITDESFSDDINSLVDRFRGNLIIDSKKELIERDWQKVIIGKHEFKVEGQCSRCQMVCIDQRTGEKTVEPLRTISQEFGGKLRFGIYLSYMGPIYKCNDRMLKTYSEVNT, via the exons ATGTCTGTTTTAAGCAATGTTATTGATGATCATCagatggaaataataaaaaacgaatttgTTAGACTTGAAG ataaatgttatttagaaaATGCAGGGACAGCTCTATACCcacaaaaactattaaacaaaataaatgatgatcTACTTAAAAATGTGTATATGAACCCTCACTCTGACAAATATACCAGAGACTGTATAGAACAAATAAGATGTATggttttacaacattttaatacagACAATTCAAACTACACTGTGGTATTTACATCTGGTACAACACAATCGCTAAAACTTGTTTTAGAAACTtttcaatttcataataataatgatgataactCAATAGGgtcttttatttatcttagaGATAACCATACTTCTGTTATTGGCCTAAGAGAATtagctgaaaataaaaatgttgatgttGTTCATATATCTCATGAAGAATTTCTATCATCTTTAAAAATACCTCAACCCTCAAATGATTTGCAAGAAAGAAACAAGAATAAAAGCAATACTTTGCTAGTGTATCCAgcacaaagtaattttaatggGTTTAAGTATCCTATAGATTGTATGGCCAACATAAAAAATGGATGTCTAAGAGGTTATCTGAAGAAACAATTATGTGATGTTAATTGTAATTGGTACATATTATTAGATGCTGCATCTTTGACATCTACAAATAAACTAGACTTGTCCGTCACACAACCAGATTTTGtatgtttatctttttataaaatatttggctTTCCTACTGGATTGGGTGCTTTATTAGTGAAAAATAATAGTGCAGATGTGCTTAatcaaaaaaagtattttggtGGAGGAACAGTGGACATTGTTTTGAGTGGTGAGGATTACCATGTGAAAAGAAATGCTCTTCATGAAAG ATTTGAAGATGGAACTCAGGCATTTTTGTCCATAATTGCCTTAAAGCATTGCTTTGATGTAATTTCTCTTCTGATACctaaaattgttaataacaatatcatgGACACAATATCTTACCACACATATTATTTAGCCAAAGATTTATACGAACAATTAAAGAATCTAAAACATGACAATGGTACTAATGCAGCTGTTTTATATATGGATTCAGATTTTACGGACATAAAGACACAAGGAGggattgtaacatttaatttattaaggaaaAATGGATCCTACATTGGATATGTTGag tttCAACATATGGcagatttatttaacattagcaTCAGAACAGGATGCTTTTGCAATTCAGGATCTTGTCAAAGACATTTGATAATATCTAATAAAGAAATGAAGGCCATGCATAAAGCTGGTCACAAATGTGGAGATGAAATAGATTTAATAGATGGAAAACCAACCGGTGCAATAAGAGTTTCATTTGGTTACTATAATACATATGATGATGTAGATAAGTTAATCTTAATGATAAGCAAATGTTTTCTTAGAAAACAAATCCAAAAACCAAAACGCATAATGatgaattttaacaaaaatgtaacaCAAATAACTAATGGAATATCATCAAATGAACAGATCCTGAAATCCTTggttttaaaacaaagaaatttcaGCAATGGCAATGAAATAGACCATTATAACAATGATTACAAAATGACTTTAATTGAAATTGACATATTTCCAATTAAATCATGTggtgcttttaaaataaaatcaggcTGGAAAATTGGTACAAAAGGGTTAGAATTTGATAGAGAATGGATGATTGTAAGGGATAATGGCATTTGTCttacacaaaaacaaaacacattcaTGTGTAAAATTCAACCAATTATAGACCTTAAGAATAGATGTCTCACATTGAACTTTgatg gTCAAAAGCCCATTTCGATATCTTTAGACCCTGCAGTATCTAGTACTTATACAGAAACACAAGTTTGTCAAAGTAAAGTTTGTACTGACATCATAAAAGGGTATGATTGTGGAGATGAAGTAGCTGATTGGATATCAAATGCTTTAGGCATTTCGTTCTTAAGATTAATAAGGCAGTCATCTGATAGATTGCTGAAAAAGAAAGCTAGTGAAGAACAAAAATTACTCTCCCTGAGCAATCAAGCTCAATTTCTTCTAATTAATAAAGCAACCGTTAGATGGTTGAGAGATAAAATAACAGACGAATCATTTTCAGATGACATAAATTCATTAGTTGATCGATTTCGAGGGAATCTGATAATTGattcaaaaaaagaacttaTAGAAAGAGATTGGCAAAAAGTAATAATTGGAAAACATGAGTTTAag GTAGAAGGGCAATGTTCTCGTTGTCAAATGGTCTGCATTGATCAAAGAACAGGCGAGAAAACTGTTGAGCCGTTGAGAACAATATCGCAAGAATTTGGTGGAAAGCTACgttttggtatatatttaagctATATGGGACcgatatataaatgtaacgATCGCATGCTAAAAACATATTCAGAAGTTAATACTTAA
- the LOC125065197 gene encoding ras-related protein Rab-27A — protein MVTNMDYDYLIKLLCVGDSGVGKTSFLYKYTDGVFHTQFISTVGIDFREKTVIYQQNTRQHRVHLQLWDTAGQERFRSLTTAFYRDAMGFLLLFDLTNEASFLEVRNWIEQLKTHSLSDDPDIVLCGHKCDLQEKRLVNQNRAREFAKNYNLPYLETSAKTGQNIDRAIEILLDKIMYRMETSVEYAMLCASGRRRQSLQRLQAKQDRKLCSC, from the exons ATGGTCACCAATATGGACTACGATTATCTAATAAAACTTCTGTGCGTCGGAGATTCCGGAGTTGGAAAGacgagttttttatataaatacactgaCGGAGTTTTTCACACACAGTTTATTTCAACAGTTGGGATTGATTTCAGAGAAAAAACTGTG ataTATCAGCAGAATACAAGACAACACCGTGTACATTTACAACTATGGGACACTGCAGGACAAGaaag ATTCCGAAGCTTGACAACAGCTTTTTATCGTGATGCAATGGGATTTTTGCTGCTCTTTGATTTGACGAATGAAGCCTCATTCTTGGAAGTACGGAATTGGATAGAACAGTTaaag aCACATAGTCTCAGTGATGATCCAGACATTGTACTATGTGGTCATAAATGTGACCTGCAAGAGAAACGCTTAGTAAATCAAAATCGTGCCAGAGAATTTGCCAAAAATTACAATTTGCCATACTTGGAAACTAGTGCCAAAACTGGTCAGAATATTGACCGTGCTATTGAGATTCTTCTTGACAAAATTATGTACAG AATGGAAACATCAGTGGAATACGCAATGCTTTGCGCTTCAGGGCGACGCCGTCAGTCGCTTCAAAGACTCCAAGCGAAGCAGGACAGAAAACTATGTTCCTGCTAG
- the LOC125065273 gene encoding migration and invasion enhancer 1 produces the protein MMSNPNKVQNTKVEIEFCKVCDYGGHCLALAKQIKKSSPEAEVDCKKGRQGSFEVLVNNKLVYSKLQTMALPDYEEVAEVVHEVCRGAEPREIKGQQEVNCVIS, from the exons atgatGTCAAATCCAAATAAAGTACAAAACACTAAAGTTGAAATTGAATTTTG TAAAGTTTGTGATTATGGGGGACATTGCTTAGCTTTggctaaacaaattaaaaaaagtagtccAGAAGCAGAAGTAGATTGCAAAAAAGGTCGACAAg GTTCATTTGAAGTGCTAGTTAATAACAAGCTAGTTTATTCAAAATTGCAAACCATGGCATTACCAGATTATGAAGAGGTAGCTGAAGTTGTACATGAGGTGTGTAGAGGTGCAGAGCCAAGAGAAATAAAAGGACAACAAGAAGTAAACTGTGTAAtatcataa